In one Niveibacterium umoris genomic region, the following are encoded:
- a CDS encoding phosphatase PAP2/dual specificity phosphatase family protein, whose translation MQQPPEARPWREAAGWLALLGPLFFISYGWANAIAAERSEVGSILFAWEHSIPFVPWTILPYWSIDLFYAASLFVCTTRAELRTHVSRLFAVQCISVACFLIWPLRFGFERPQADGLWGAMFTALGSFDKPFNQAPSLHISLLVLLWSLYARHLLGLPRRLLDIWFALIGVSVLTTFQHHFIDLPTGALLACLLVWALPFDEPSPLRRGAYRANRAAVRLGALYAAAAASCARAAAFGGGAALWLWWPAASLLLVALAYLWLGPRALGKHGDGRHAWPVRLLLAPYLIATWLNSRAWTHRLAPAVEVAPGVLLGRMPSRKDAEALALSGVIDLAPEMHNPLPPMRVQHLPALDLLAPAVATLADAARLIETERARGRLLVCCALGFSRSALAVAAWLVSQGHSPASAIARVRAARPHVVFGDAHVAALGRYAEGLQ comes from the coding sequence ATGCAGCAGCCGCCTGAAGCGCGCCCCTGGCGCGAAGCGGCCGGTTGGCTAGCGCTGCTGGGGCCGCTGTTCTTCATCAGCTACGGCTGGGCCAACGCCATCGCAGCGGAACGCAGCGAGGTTGGCAGCATCCTCTTCGCGTGGGAGCACTCGATCCCGTTCGTGCCGTGGACGATTCTGCCTTACTGGTCGATCGACCTGTTCTACGCGGCATCGCTGTTTGTCTGCACCACGCGGGCAGAGCTGCGCACCCATGTATCCCGCCTGTTTGCGGTGCAATGCATATCGGTTGCCTGTTTCCTGATCTGGCCGCTGCGCTTCGGTTTCGAGCGGCCGCAAGCCGATGGGCTGTGGGGCGCGATGTTCACCGCGCTGGGCAGTTTCGACAAACCCTTCAACCAGGCGCCATCGCTCCACATTTCGCTGCTGGTGCTGCTCTGGTCGCTGTATGCACGCCATCTGCTGGGTCTGCCACGCAGACTGTTAGATATCTGGTTCGCGCTGATCGGCGTATCGGTGCTGACGACCTTCCAGCACCATTTCATCGACCTGCCGACCGGGGCATTGCTTGCGTGCCTCCTCGTCTGGGCGCTGCCATTCGACGAGCCGTCACCCTTGCGTCGTGGCGCGTACCGTGCCAATCGTGCCGCGGTGCGTCTCGGCGCGCTCTATGCCGCCGCTGCCGCCAGTTGTGCGCGCGCCGCGGCGTTCGGTGGAGGCGCCGCGCTGTGGCTGTGGTGGCCGGCGGCGAGTTTGCTGCTTGTCGCGCTGGCCTACCTTTGGCTCGGTCCGCGCGCGCTGGGCAAGCATGGCGATGGGCGACACGCCTGGCCAGTGCGGCTTTTGCTCGCGCCTTATCTGATTGCGACTTGGCTCAACTCCCGCGCGTGGACACATCGTTTAGCGCCGGCGGTGGAAGTGGCACCCGGCGTACTGCTTGGCCGCATGCCCAGCCGCAAGGATGCCGAGGCGCTTGCGCTGAGCGGCGTGATCGATCTCGCCCCCGAGATGCATAACCCACTGCCGCCGATGCGGGTGCAACACCTTCCTGCGCTGGATCTGCTGGCCCCGGCGGTGGCGACACTCGCCGACGCGGCGCGGTTGATCGAGACCGAACGCGCAAGAGGGCGTCTGCTGGTGTGCTGCGCGCTGGGCTTCTCGCGCAGCGCGCTGGCGGTGGCGGCTTGGCTGGTGTCGCAGGGCCACTCGCCTGCTAGCGCCATCGCACGTGTGCGTGCCGCGCGACCCCATGTCGTGTTCGGCGATGCGCACGTTGCTGCGCTGGGGCGCTATGCGGAGGGTTTGCAATGA
- a CDS encoding phosphatidate cytidylyltransferase, whose protein sequence is MTNLTHLPQGAWALFGSVAAVLSIATLLGFALKWRFAPQQPHAVIDNLNARLRAWWWMIGVLVIAFAAGREAVLLLFLALSCVALREFVQVMRCGRSDRYAVAAACFIVLPLQYGLLWVNWYGLFAIFIPVYAFALLPILAALPQDADHFLARTASLQWGLMVCVYAVSHVPALLNLEIPGYEGRNVLLMAYLIVVVQGSDVLQYIWGKLFGRHKLAPVLSPSKTVEGLVGGVASASLLGVLLHPLTPFTALQSGLIALLVTLMGFCSGLVLSAVKRDHGVKDWGVVIEGHGGMLDRLDSMVFSAPLFFHIVRFWWS, encoded by the coding sequence ATGACAAACCTCACCCATCTGCCCCAGGGCGCCTGGGCGCTGTTCGGCAGCGTCGCCGCAGTCCTGTCGATCGCAACGCTGCTGGGTTTCGCATTGAAGTGGCGCTTCGCGCCGCAGCAGCCCCACGCCGTGATCGACAACCTGAACGCCCGACTGCGTGCGTGGTGGTGGATGATCGGCGTGCTGGTGATTGCCTTCGCTGCAGGGCGCGAAGCCGTGTTGCTGCTGTTTCTCGCGCTCTCCTGCGTGGCTTTGCGAGAGTTCGTGCAGGTGATGCGCTGCGGGCGCAGCGACCGCTATGCGGTGGCTGCTGCGTGCTTCATCGTATTACCGCTGCAGTACGGTCTGCTGTGGGTGAACTGGTACGGGCTGTTCGCGATTTTCATCCCGGTGTATGCCTTTGCGCTGCTGCCGATTCTCGCCGCACTGCCGCAGGACGCCGACCACTTCCTGGCGCGCACCGCCAGCCTGCAATGGGGCCTGATGGTCTGCGTGTATGCGGTGTCGCATGTACCTGCCCTGCTGAACCTTGAGATTCCCGGCTACGAAGGCAGGAACGTTCTGCTGATGGCTTACCTGATCGTAGTCGTGCAGGGCAGCGACGTGCTCCAGTACATCTGGGGCAAGCTGTTCGGCCGGCACAAGCTAGCACCGGTGCTGTCGCCATCGAAGACCGTGGAAGGCCTCGTCGGCGGCGTGGCGAGCGCAAGCCTGCTGGGCGTGCTGCTGCATCCGCTGACGCCGTTTACCGCACTGCAGTCAGGTCTGATCGCCCTGCTGGTGACCCTGATGGGGTTCTGCAGTGGTCTCGTACTGAGCGCCGTCAAGCGCGACCACGGGGTGAAGGACTGGGGGGTGGTGATCGAAGGCCATGGTGGCATGCTGGATCGCCTCGATTCCATGGTGTTCTCCGCGCCACTTTTCTTCCATATCGTGCGCTTCTGGTGGAGTTGA
- a CDS encoding glutathione S-transferase family protein, which yields MTTPAVTLFHAPHTRSTGVLTLLEELGVAYELNVLNLKAGEQRKPEYLAVNPMGKVPAVRHGDALITEQVALYIYLADAFPDSGLAPAIGDPLRGPYLRWIAFYGSCFEPAVVDRALKREPAPMATSPYGDYATTIKTIDDQLAQGDYLLGDRFSAADVLWGTALGWTTGFGLVAHTPAIDAYIARVAARPAFVGARAKDAQLAAAQA from the coding sequence ATGACCACACCCGCAGTCACGCTCTTCCACGCCCCCCACACCCGATCGACCGGCGTACTGACCCTGCTTGAAGAACTCGGCGTCGCTTACGAACTGAACGTCCTCAATCTGAAGGCTGGCGAGCAACGCAAGCCCGAGTACCTGGCGGTGAACCCGATGGGCAAGGTGCCCGCAGTGCGGCACGGCGACGCACTGATCACCGAACAGGTTGCGCTCTACATTTACCTCGCCGATGCATTTCCGGATAGCGGACTCGCTCCCGCCATCGGGGATCCGTTGCGCGGCCCCTATCTGCGGTGGATTGCGTTCTACGGCAGCTGTTTCGAGCCGGCGGTCGTGGACCGCGCGCTGAAACGCGAGCCGGCGCCGATGGCCACATCGCCCTATGGCGACTACGCCACCACAATCAAGACCATTGATGATCAACTGGCGCAGGGCGACTACCTGCTGGGCGATCGCTTCAGCGCAGCGGACGTACTGTGGGGGACCGCGCTGGGCTGGACCACCGGGTTCGGCCTCGTGGCGCACACGCCGGCGATCGATGCGTACATCGCACGGGTTGCCGCTCGGCCAGCCTTCGTCGGCGCCCGCGCCAAGGACGCCCAACTCGCCGCCGCACAAGCGTGA
- a CDS encoding DUF4440 domain-containing protein encodes MTHRVALLATASFILAACASAPTQLDRNALRSQVIATEAAFAHTMAKRDHAAFTGFLAEDTVFLTGTSALRGRVAVAQAWQRYFAAEQAPFSWAPGEVEVNDAGTLALSTGPVRDREGKLIAHFTSIWRRDASGAWQIIFDKGDDACTPAAP; translated from the coding sequence GTGACGCATCGGGTTGCTCTGCTGGCCACGGCGAGTTTCATTCTGGCGGCCTGTGCGAGCGCGCCGACGCAGCTGGATCGCAACGCGCTCCGTTCGCAGGTGATCGCAACCGAAGCGGCGTTCGCGCACACGATGGCAAAGCGGGACCATGCCGCGTTCACCGGCTTCCTCGCCGAGGACACGGTCTTCCTCACCGGCACGTCAGCCCTGCGCGGCCGGGTGGCCGTCGCGCAAGCCTGGCAACGCTACTTCGCAGCCGAGCAAGCACCGTTTTCCTGGGCTCCGGGCGAGGTTGAGGTCAATGACGCCGGCACGCTCGCGCTCAGCACCGGCCCGGTGCGGGATCGCGAGGGCAAGCTCATCGCGCATTTCACCTCGATCTGGCGGCGCGACGCTTCTGGCGCGTGGCAGATCATTTTCGACAAGGGCGACGATGCCTGCACCCCCGCAGCCCCGTAA
- a CDS encoding M13 family metallopeptidase → MKVLRLAPLAALLFAAGLAIAAPLSAGLDKSGFDPASRAQDDLFRAANGRWVDTTEIPADKADYGTFIQLRDKSDKEVRAIVEELAAKKQKAGSVEQKISAFYGSYIDTATIDKAGLKPVKSALARIDAIKSPKDLATWMGSVQGAANPPINLWVMADFKDPTTNRALTWQGGLGMPDRDYYLKDDERFAKARAAYEGYLATLARLTGDKHPEATAKQVFALEKRIAEVHWDKVENRNPVKIYNPMTPDELAKAAPGLDWPTFLRAGSLAGIDRLSVSQPSATIAIAKILGETPLAELKPYLKLRTLDEAADVLPKSFRDAHFAFHGKALTGTTEDKPRWQKGTAEVNGALGEAVGQVYVARHFPPAYKARMQELVANLMKAYGQSIDGLTWMSPTTKLQAKDKLSKYMTKIGYPDTWRDYSKLTVKEGDAFGNRERSGQFEWQRIAAKAGKPVDRGEWGMTPQTVNAYYNPSLNEIVFPAAILQPPFFDMTADDAANYGAIGAVIGHEISHGFDDQGSQFDGDGKLQNWWTDEDRKAFEALGAKLVAQYETYEPIPGHKLNGMLTLGENIADLSGLQIAYKAYKLSLGGKDAPVIDGYTGDQRFFLGWSQAWREKVREERSLQLLTIDPHSPPKFRANGAAVNHDGFHAAFGTKPGDGMFKADAERIRIW, encoded by the coding sequence ATGAAAGTCTTACGTCTCGCGCCGCTTGCTGCGCTCCTGTTTGCTGCCGGACTCGCCATAGCCGCGCCACTGAGCGCGGGCCTCGACAAATCCGGATTCGACCCGGCCTCGCGCGCGCAGGACGACCTCTTCCGCGCCGCCAACGGTCGCTGGGTCGACACGACTGAAATACCCGCCGACAAGGCGGACTACGGCACCTTCATCCAGTTGCGTGACAAGTCCGACAAGGAAGTGCGCGCCATCGTCGAAGAACTGGCCGCCAAGAAGCAGAAGGCAGGCAGCGTCGAACAGAAGATTTCCGCGTTCTACGGCTCCTACATCGACACCGCGACGATCGACAAGGCTGGGCTCAAGCCGGTGAAGTCTGCGCTCGCGCGGATTGACGCGATCAAGTCGCCGAAAGACCTTGCCACCTGGATGGGCAGCGTACAGGGCGCAGCCAACCCGCCGATCAACCTGTGGGTGATGGCTGATTTCAAGGATCCGACGACCAACCGCGCGCTGACCTGGCAAGGCGGCCTCGGCATGCCGGATCGCGACTACTACCTCAAGGACGACGAGCGTTTTGCGAAGGCACGCGCGGCATACGAAGGCTACCTCGCGACCCTGGCGCGACTCACTGGCGACAAGCATCCGGAAGCCACCGCAAAGCAGGTGTTCGCCCTCGAGAAGCGCATCGCGGAAGTACACTGGGACAAGGTTGAAAACCGCAATCCGGTGAAAATCTACAACCCGATGACGCCGGATGAGCTGGCCAAAGCTGCGCCGGGTCTGGACTGGCCGACCTTCCTGCGGGCAGGCAGCCTTGCCGGCATCGATCGCCTGTCGGTGTCGCAGCCGAGCGCGACGATCGCAATCGCCAAGATCCTTGGCGAGACGCCGCTCGCCGAGCTCAAGCCCTACCTGAAGCTACGCACGCTGGACGAAGCCGCCGATGTCCTGCCCAAGTCCTTCCGCGACGCGCACTTCGCCTTCCATGGCAAGGCGCTGACCGGCACCACGGAAGACAAGCCGCGCTGGCAGAAGGGCACCGCGGAGGTCAACGGCGCGCTCGGCGAAGCGGTCGGCCAGGTCTATGTGGCGCGCCACTTCCCGCCCGCCTACAAGGCACGCATGCAGGAACTGGTCGCCAACCTGATGAAGGCCTATGGCCAGTCGATCGACGGCCTCACGTGGATGTCGCCGACAACCAAGCTGCAAGCCAAGGACAAGCTGTCCAAGTACATGACCAAGATCGGTTACCCCGACACCTGGCGTGACTACAGCAAGCTCACCGTCAAGGAAGGCGACGCCTTCGGCAATCGCGAACGCTCCGGCCAGTTCGAATGGCAGCGCATCGCCGCCAAGGCGGGCAAGCCGGTCGATCGCGGCGAATGGGGCATGACGCCGCAAACAGTGAACGCCTACTACAACCCGAGCCTCAACGAGATCGTCTTCCCCGCCGCGATCCTGCAGCCGCCGTTCTTTGACATGACGGCCGATGATGCCGCCAACTATGGTGCGATCGGTGCGGTGATCGGGCACGAGATCAGCCACGGTTTCGACGATCAGGGCAGCCAGTTCGATGGCGATGGCAAACTGCAGAACTGGTGGACCGACGAAGACCGCAAGGCCTTTGAGGCGTTGGGCGCCAAGCTGGTCGCCCAGTACGAGACCTACGAGCCGATTCCCGGCCACAAGCTCAACGGCATGCTGACACTGGGCGAGAACATCGCCGACCTGTCAGGCCTGCAGATCGCCTACAAGGCCTACAAGCTGTCGCTCGGCGGCAAGGACGCACCGGTCATCGACGGCTATACCGGCGATCAGCGCTTCTTCCTCGGCTGGTCGCAGGCCTGGCGTGAGAAGGTGCGCGAAGAACGCTCGCTGCAGTTGCTGACGATCGATCCGCACTCGCCACCGAAGTTCCGCGCCAATGGCGCTGCGGTGAACCACGACGGCTTCCATGCCGCATTCGGTACCAAGCCCGGTGATGGCATGTTCAAGGCCGACGCGGAGCGTATCCGCATCTGGTAA
- a CDS encoding TIGR02285 family protein, giving the protein MAKLLANLLAALLTTLPSLASAELPQVRWLVLDFVPYHVLEGPNRGTGLRDQYLDTLIRRLPEFRHQIEISGTERMFVLMKTGQPVCTLSMLRVPERESFAVFSNKPYFWQLAPVLIARKGYTPPSGWQRDKDGEVSLSGLLERGGVTLGTLPKRRFGKELDDVIERMRAEHPGTVLDFTEHGLLAGLLRLVGRGRVDVTLGYAIEVEQLRRDLPELGEFDYFGLVEAPDMIPTYVSCSRSPLGRDVISAVNALSGMDTAKQKLRDQYGAMLPEGERKRYRAQLQSADKLGE; this is encoded by the coding sequence GTGGCGAAACTTCTGGCGAATCTTCTCGCTGCGCTGCTGACGACGCTTCCGTCACTGGCGTCGGCGGAACTGCCGCAGGTGCGCTGGCTGGTGCTCGATTTCGTTCCCTACCATGTGCTTGAAGGTCCGAACCGCGGTACCGGGCTGCGCGACCAGTACCTCGATACGTTGATCCGGCGCTTGCCCGAATTTCGCCACCAGATCGAGATCAGCGGTACGGAGCGCATGTTCGTGCTGATGAAGACCGGGCAGCCGGTGTGTACGCTTTCCATGTTGCGCGTGCCGGAACGCGAATCCTTCGCGGTGTTTTCGAACAAACCCTACTTCTGGCAACTCGCGCCGGTGCTGATTGCGCGCAAGGGCTACACGCCGCCAAGCGGCTGGCAGCGTGACAAGGACGGCGAGGTGAGCCTGAGTGGATTGCTCGAACGCGGCGGCGTAACCCTTGGAACCCTGCCGAAACGGCGATTCGGCAAGGAGCTCGACGACGTTATCGAGCGGATGCGGGCGGAGCACCCCGGCACCGTTCTCGACTTTACCGAGCATGGCCTGCTGGCTGGCCTGCTGCGACTGGTCGGGCGCGGCCGCGTCGACGTCACGCTGGGCTACGCAATCGAGGTAGAGCAGTTGCGGCGCGACCTGCCGGAACTCGGCGAGTTCGACTACTTTGGTCTGGTCGAGGCGCCTGACATGATCCCCACCTATGTTTCATGCAGTCGCAGCCCGCTCGGGCGCGACGTGATTTCAGCGGTCAATGCGCTTTCCGGTATGGACACCGCGAAACAGAAACTGCGCGATCAATACGGCGCGATGCTGCCAGAGGGCGAGCGCAAACGTTACCGCGCCCAACTGCAGAGTGCAGACAAACTTGGCGAGTAG
- a CDS encoding LysR family transcriptional regulator, giving the protein MAMHATLRQLRLFLALAETGSVTAAAREQHVTQPTVSMQLKQLADSVGLPLYEVTGRKLHLTEAGERLAQTCRDLFDRWDAFEMEVDGLRGLTRGRLRVAVVSTAKYFIPRLLGPFSERYPAIEVSLEVANRDRIVSRLEQNLDDLVIMTAPPEHLDLRTEPLLENPLVLVGALAHPLAKRTRPAPRGVLSQERFILREPGSGTRISCERAFAEWGFVPQVRMALGSNEAIKQAVAGGYGIAVLSRHALDRDPQHDGLALLQVQGFPIRSRWYLVTRREKRLSPVAEAFLAFVKASVETVKA; this is encoded by the coding sequence ATGGCGATGCATGCGACCTTGCGTCAGCTGCGCCTGTTTCTGGCGCTGGCAGAGACAGGCAGCGTCACCGCCGCGGCGCGTGAGCAGCACGTCACCCAGCCCACCGTATCGATGCAACTCAAGCAGCTCGCCGATAGCGTGGGCCTGCCGCTTTACGAAGTCACCGGGCGCAAGCTGCACCTTACCGAAGCCGGTGAGCGCCTGGCCCAGACCTGCCGTGATCTGTTCGATCGCTGGGACGCCTTCGAGATGGAGGTGGACGGTTTGCGGGGCCTGACGCGGGGCCGCCTGCGTGTGGCGGTGGTGAGCACCGCCAAATACTTCATCCCGCGACTGCTGGGTCCCTTCAGCGAACGCTACCCGGCTATCGAGGTCTCGCTGGAGGTCGCCAATCGCGACAGGATCGTCAGCCGACTCGAACAGAACCTCGACGATCTGGTGATCATGACTGCGCCGCCCGAGCACCTCGATCTGCGCACCGAGCCCCTGCTGGAGAATCCGCTGGTACTGGTCGGTGCGCTCGCGCATCCCCTTGCCAAGCGCACCCGGCCGGCGCCGCGCGGGGTGTTGAGCCAGGAACGATTCATCCTGCGCGAACCGGGTTCCGGCACCCGCATCAGTTGCGAACGCGCCTTTGCCGAATGGGGTTTCGTGCCTCAGGTGCGCATGGCCTTGGGCAGCAACGAGGCGATCAAGCAGGCGGTGGCGGGCGGCTACGGTATCGCCGTGCTGTCGCGCCACGCGCTCGACCGCGATCCGCAGCATGACGGACTGGCCTTGCTGCAGGTGCAGGGCTTTCCCATCCGCTCGCGCTGGTACCTGGTCACGCGGCGCGAGAAGCGCCTGTCGCCGGTCGCGGAGGCCTTTCTCGCATTCGTCAAGGCGTCGGTCGAGACCGTCAAAGCCTAA
- a CDS encoding sodium-dependent bicarbonate transport family permease has translation MNALQNLLDPAILFFVFGILAGALRSNLEIPPAIAKFLSLYLLMSVGLKGGFALAHSGLGANVLIALGAALLLALVIPAIGYLLLARIVSRYDAAAIAATYGSVSAVTFIAATQFLSRNGIDFGGHMAVALTLMETPAIIMAVALAAHARRIEGRADNAAASHSTGELLREALTDGNQLLLLGSLAVGVLTGDAGKAVMEPFSGNLFKGMLALFLMDMGLTVARNLGGLRGTSPLLVAYGLAGPLVHAGLAIALAALFGLPAGDATLLAVLAASASYIVVPAVVREAIPEARPGLYFGMALGLTFPFNILIGIPLYSAAVTRLWS, from the coding sequence ATGAACGCGTTGCAAAACCTGCTTGACCCCGCGATCCTGTTCTTCGTATTCGGCATCCTTGCCGGGGCGTTGCGCTCGAACCTCGAAATTCCACCCGCGATCGCGAAATTCCTCTCGCTCTACCTGCTGATGTCGGTCGGCCTCAAGGGCGGGTTCGCGTTGGCCCACAGCGGGCTTGGCGCAAACGTACTGATTGCGCTCGGCGCTGCCTTGCTGCTTGCGCTGGTGATTCCGGCGATCGGCTACCTGCTGCTCGCGCGCATCGTGTCGCGCTATGACGCTGCGGCCATCGCGGCGACATACGGTTCGGTGAGCGCCGTCACTTTCATCGCCGCGACGCAGTTCCTCTCGCGCAACGGCATCGACTTCGGCGGCCACATGGCGGTCGCACTGACGCTGATGGAAACCCCGGCGATCATCATGGCGGTGGCGCTCGCCGCGCATGCCCGGCGCATCGAAGGCCGCGCCGACAATGCGGCGGCATCGCACAGCACCGGCGAACTGCTGCGCGAAGCCTTGACCGACGGCAACCAGCTCTTGCTGCTGGGCAGCCTTGCGGTGGGGGTGCTCACCGGCGACGCCGGCAAGGCCGTGATGGAGCCGTTCTCGGGCAACCTGTTCAAGGGCATGCTGGCGCTGTTCCTGATGGACATGGGCCTGACCGTTGCGCGCAATCTGGGTGGACTGCGCGGCACATCGCCCCTGCTCGTCGCGTACGGGCTCGCCGGGCCGCTGGTGCATGCCGGCCTCGCGATCGCGCTGGCCGCACTGTTCGGACTGCCGGCCGGTGACGCGACACTGCTGGCCGTGCTCGCTGCCAGTGCCTCCTACATCGTGGTGCCCGCCGTCGTACGCGAGGCGATTCCGGAAGCGCGGCCGGGTTTGTACTTCGGCATGGCGCTGGGGCTGACCTTCCCCTTCAACATCCTGATCGGGATACCGCTCTATTCCGCGGCAGTCACCCGACTCTGGTCATGA
- a CDS encoding DUF6671 family protein has product MIGRRIASHWSGQTALLPTLHGKGRALGAALGPALGIAVEEVSIDTDRFGSFSGSIPRPDGALAALSAKVAACREARPDARIVIASEGSFGPHPAMPWLAVNIEYLRWHELDEDFELTVSSASLRPMHRTHTLSRLEELETALPAFGFPAHGLMVAAPGAAVAHSTGITTVGALCEVLASTLASHGAAELRSDLRAHLNPTRMRHITRAAWRLANRLRTACPDCGAPGFGEAVAVRGLPCVACGFPTSEPAGRRWRCLRCPYTCERVRTGFADALRCPLCNP; this is encoded by the coding sequence ATGATCGGGCGACGCATCGCGAGCCACTGGTCAGGTCAGACGGCGCTGCTGCCCACGCTGCATGGCAAGGGCCGGGCGCTCGGTGCGGCGCTCGGCCCTGCGCTCGGGATCGCGGTGGAGGAAGTGTCGATCGACACCGACCGCTTCGGCAGTTTCAGCGGCAGCATTCCGCGACCCGACGGCGCACTTGCTGCGCTGTCGGCGAAAGTGGCCGCGTGCCGGGAGGCCCGCCCGGATGCCCGTATCGTCATCGCATCGGAAGGCAGCTTTGGCCCCCATCCCGCGATGCCGTGGCTTGCGGTCAATATCGAGTACCTGCGTTGGCACGAGCTCGACGAAGACTTCGAGCTGACGGTGAGCAGTGCGAGCCTGCGGCCGATGCACCGCACCCACACGCTTTCACGGCTCGAAGAGCTTGAAACCGCGTTGCCGGCCTTTGGCTTTCCGGCGCATGGCCTGATGGTGGCAGCGCCGGGTGCGGCGGTCGCCCATAGCACCGGCATCACAACCGTCGGGGCATTGTGCGAAGTGCTGGCTTCGACGCTGGCAAGCCACGGCGCAGCCGAACTGCGCAGCGACTTGCGCGCGCACCTGAACCCGACACGCATGCGGCACATCACACGCGCCGCATGGCGGCTGGCGAACCGCCTCCGCACGGCCTGCCCCGACTGCGGGGCACCGGGTTTCGGCGAGGCCGTGGCGGTGCGCGGCTTGCCCTGCGTCGCCTGTGGCTTTCCGACCTCCGAGCCGGCGGGCCGGCGCTGGCGCTGCCTGCGCTGCCCGTACACCTGCGAGCGCGTGCGCACTGGCTTTGCCGACGCGCTGCGCTGTCCGCTCTGCAATCCCTGA
- a CDS encoding serine/threonine protein kinase encodes MTTDNPHPYARLTPDTLLDAVESLGLRADGRLLALNSYENRVWQIWIEDEAPLVAKFYRPERWSDAQILEEHAFARELADAEIPVVAPLVFNESTLHRHGGFRFALFPRRGGRAPEFDRPDVLEWIGRFLGRIHARGATHAFTHRPALDIASFGETPRDWIAAHGCVPTDLLESWNTTVAHALAGVRRCYERAGEVGTLRLHGDCHAGNILWTDDGPHFVDFDDARNGPAVQDLWMLLSGERADQQRQLCDVLAGYEDFAEFDRRELYLIEALRTLRLLHYACWIASRWDDPAFPAAFPWFATQRWWQDQILALREQIALMDEPALVV; translated from the coding sequence ATGACCACCGACAATCCCCACCCTTACGCGCGGCTCACGCCCGACACACTGCTCGACGCGGTGGAGTCGCTTGGCCTGCGGGCGGACGGACGCTTGCTTGCGCTGAACAGCTACGAGAACCGGGTCTGGCAGATCTGGATCGAGGACGAGGCACCGCTGGTCGCGAAGTTCTACCGGCCGGAACGCTGGAGCGACGCCCAGATCCTGGAGGAGCATGCCTTCGCCCGCGAGCTGGCGGACGCCGAGATCCCGGTCGTGGCGCCGCTCGTGTTCAACGAGTCGACCCTGCATCGCCACGGCGGCTTTCGCTTCGCGCTGTTTCCAAGGCGCGGGGGCCGTGCGCCCGAGTTTGACCGCCCGGACGTGCTCGAATGGATCGGGCGCTTCCTCGGCCGCATCCACGCGCGCGGCGCGACGCACGCTTTCACGCATCGGCCAGCACTCGACATCGCGAGCTTTGGTGAAACACCGCGCGACTGGATCGCCGCGCACGGCTGCGTACCCACCGACCTGCTCGAGAGCTGGAACACCACGGTGGCACACGCGCTGGCCGGCGTGCGACGCTGTTACGAGCGTGCAGGCGAAGTCGGCACGCTGCGGCTGCATGGCGACTGCCACGCAGGCAACATCCTGTGGACCGACGACGGGCCGCATTTCGTCGACTTCGACGATGCCCGCAACGGCCCGGCGGTGCAGGACCTGTGGATGTTGTTATCGGGCGAACGCGCCGATCAGCAGCGGCAGCTGTGCGACGTGCTGGCCGGCTACGAGGACTTCGCCGAGTTCGACCGGCGCGAGTTGTACCTGATCGAAGCGCTGCGCACGCTGCGGCTGCTGCACTATGCGTGCTGGATCGCCAGCCGTTGGGATGACCCGGCCTTCCCCGCCGCCTTCCCCTGGTTCGCAACGCAGCGCTGGTGGCAGGACCAGATTCTCGCGCTGCGTGAACAGATTGCCCTGATGGACGAGCCGGCGCTGGTCGTCTGA